In Chitinophaga sp. HK235, a single window of DNA contains:
- a CDS encoding TonB-dependent receptor, which yields MSSPHYNGTSYAQKFTFFKTFRVFRLILLLVFLSLQVAALGYSQTLTLHQRNATLAQVFKSITQQTGYNFMYRDEMLSKAQRVTVSLTNVDLKSALDACFSGQPLTYSIVDKVIVVDTRKEKMQLTAVQDVDLRGRIVNDKGEALPGASVVLKGTTKRAMTDEKGEFMIKDADPANAILVVDYIGFERQEVNLQGRSSVTVTLKQKNADLTDVVVVGYATQKRVNLTGAVATVTSKSLENRPVTNVSSALAGLSPGLQVRQSSGKPGSDGATIRVRGVGTLNNSDPLVVIDGIIGSMDAVNPTDIESISVLKDAASSSIYGTLAANGVILITTKKGSRNRTTVTYSGTLSTVQPSNLPKFVNDYVRYMKLYNESARNLGQAELFKQQTIDTWNNANAHPDDLNAAGIPNSVVYANTDWANTVFKHNVLQQHNVSVAGGGEKSTFLVSAGYQNNPGTMDHTEAKRYQIRLNLDSKINQFITVGTQTFASQELFGLGNTDNAFNYLRQTTPGVPSIYQGKYGFPTALEESQTANNILLYLNNVAGKNVQNRFNSTVYATLSILRGLTFETKFNYQTRFLDKQFHDVPFAKWDLSTNVAKQPAATPDQLTTSVDHAKEFTTTFDNVLRYSTQFRGGHDFSALVGYNQNYYYYNRDAATRKGLISEEVTNINVAGNTNNVFEGAEYDNALRSWFGRINYAYRNKYLLEANLRYDGSSRFASASRWGYYPSFSAGWRLTEETFLKDLLKDFQQLKLRGSWGKLGNNGGGDRSRGNYDYQTLYNQVYYSFNNTAVNALAVTKLGNPGLLWEATAISDIGLDATLLNNALNVSIDYYSKSTSGIITTPPIPLTAGNADAPTVNTATVSNKGIELVASYNHKFGEVDITVGGNFSYNKNIITSYRGAFQDGYTTDANGNKVWASNIGKVSSNNGNRYRVEGHQIDEYYLNRLYQGNGSYFNADGSVNINGGPKDGMIRSTKDMDWLKAMMAAGYTFLPAQGADKGKIWYGDLIYADTNGDGIYGNNYDRTFTGTSGTPKYNYGFNFSASWKGIYLNMIWAGSAGMQYYYNDRGYLSSVTTAGNAIGLDVANDHYYYNDANPADPANNINGKYPRLKLNTDPQNSLDNNFYLYNASYLKLKNVQIGYQIPDRLTKRAAISKAIVYVSGENLLTITRYPGLDPEIGASVGYPTMKQYALGLNVTF from the coding sequence ATGAGTTCTCCTCACTACAATGGGACTTCGTATGCCCAAAAATTCACTTTTTTCAAGACATTCCGGGTATTCAGGCTGATACTCCTGCTGGTATTCCTTTCCCTGCAGGTGGCCGCACTCGGTTATTCCCAGACATTAACATTGCATCAGCGTAATGCTACGCTTGCACAGGTCTTTAAAAGTATTACCCAGCAAACGGGTTACAATTTTATGTACCGCGATGAAATGCTTTCCAAAGCACAGCGTGTTACTGTTTCTCTCACCAATGTGGATTTAAAATCAGCATTGGATGCCTGTTTCTCCGGGCAGCCCCTCACTTATTCCATTGTGGATAAAGTGATTGTGGTAGATACCAGAAAAGAAAAAATGCAGTTGACAGCAGTGCAGGACGTGGATCTGCGCGGACGCATTGTAAACGATAAAGGTGAAGCCCTCCCCGGAGCTTCCGTTGTCCTGAAAGGCACCACCAAACGCGCGATGACAGATGAGAAAGGAGAATTTATGATTAAAGATGCAGATCCTGCCAATGCCATACTGGTAGTGGATTATATTGGATTTGAAAGACAGGAGGTAAATCTGCAAGGCCGTTCATCCGTTACCGTTACCCTGAAACAGAAAAATGCAGATCTCACTGACGTGGTAGTAGTTGGATATGCAACACAAAAAAGAGTGAACCTCACCGGTGCTGTGGCCACTGTTACCAGTAAAAGCCTGGAAAACCGCCCGGTTACCAACGTGTCCAGCGCATTAGCCGGATTAAGCCCCGGGCTGCAGGTCCGTCAGAGTTCCGGTAAACCCGGCTCTGATGGCGCCACCATCCGCGTTCGTGGTGTGGGTACACTCAACAACAGCGATCCGCTGGTCGTGATTGATGGTATCATCGGTAGCATGGATGCCGTAAACCCGACAGATATAGAGAGTATCTCTGTGCTCAAAGATGCGGCCTCCTCTTCTATCTACGGTACCCTGGCTGCAAACGGTGTAATCCTCATCACCACCAAAAAGGGCAGCCGCAACCGCACGACTGTTACCTACAGTGGTACCCTGTCTACTGTACAGCCCAGCAACCTGCCCAAGTTTGTCAACGACTATGTGCGTTACATGAAGCTCTACAACGAGAGTGCCCGCAACCTCGGACAGGCAGAACTGTTTAAGCAGCAGACCATCGATACCTGGAACAATGCCAACGCTCACCCCGATGATCTGAATGCAGCAGGTATCCCCAACTCCGTGGTATATGCCAATACAGACTGGGCTAATACCGTATTTAAGCACAATGTGCTGCAACAGCATAACGTTTCCGTTGCCGGCGGTGGAGAAAAATCCACCTTCCTGGTTTCCGCGGGCTACCAGAACAACCCCGGAACGATGGACCATACAGAAGCCAAACGTTATCAGATACGCCTCAACCTGGACAGCAAAATCAATCAGTTTATTACGGTTGGTACGCAAACGTTTGCAAGCCAGGAATTATTCGGACTGGGAAATACAGACAACGCCTTCAACTATCTCCGGCAGACAACACCGGGCGTGCCATCCATCTACCAGGGAAAATACGGATTCCCAACTGCCCTGGAAGAATCACAGACAGCCAATAACATCCTGTTATATCTTAATAACGTAGCAGGAAAAAATGTGCAGAACAGATTCAACTCCACCGTGTACGCCACACTCTCTATCCTCCGCGGACTGACATTTGAAACCAAATTCAACTACCAGACCCGTTTCCTGGATAAACAATTCCATGATGTTCCTTTTGCTAAATGGGACCTCTCCACCAACGTGGCCAAACAGCCGGCTGCCACACCAGACCAGCTCACCACCAGCGTGGATCACGCCAAAGAATTCACCACCACCTTCGACAACGTATTGCGCTACAGCACACAGTTCAGAGGCGGACATGATTTTTCTGCACTCGTTGGTTATAACCAGAATTACTATTACTACAACCGTGATGCTGCCACCAGGAAAGGCCTGATATCCGAAGAAGTGACCAACATTAACGTAGCCGGAAATACCAACAACGTATTTGAAGGTGCAGAATATGACAATGCGCTCCGCAGCTGGTTTGGCCGTATCAACTACGCCTACCGGAACAAATATCTGTTAGAGGCTAACCTCCGCTACGATGGCTCTTCCCGTTTTGCATCCGCGTCCCGTTGGGGTTATTATCCTTCTTTCTCTGCAGGATGGCGCCTCACAGAAGAAACATTCCTGAAAGATCTCCTGAAAGATTTCCAGCAACTGAAACTGCGTGGCTCCTGGGGTAAACTGGGTAACAACGGCGGTGGCGACAGGTCTAGAGGCAACTACGACTATCAGACGCTCTACAACCAGGTGTATTATTCCTTTAACAATACCGCTGTCAATGCATTGGCTGTTACCAAACTGGGTAACCCCGGTTTGCTCTGGGAAGCTACTGCTATCTCTGATATAGGACTGGATGCGACTTTACTGAATAATGCGCTGAACGTCTCCATCGACTACTACAGCAAATCCACCAGCGGCATCATTACCACGCCGCCTATACCACTGACAGCGGGCAATGCCGACGCTCCTACTGTCAACACCGCTACAGTATCCAATAAGGGTATTGAACTGGTGGCCAGCTACAACCATAAATTCGGCGAGGTGGACATTACTGTTGGCGGTAATTTCTCCTACAATAAAAATATCATCACATCGTATCGCGGCGCTTTCCAGGATGGTTATACCACTGATGCCAACGGTAACAAGGTATGGGCTTCCAATATCGGCAAGGTATCTTCCAATAATGGGAATAGATACAGGGTGGAAGGACACCAGATCGATGAGTATTATCTCAACAGACTGTATCAGGGTAATGGCTCCTATTTCAATGCAGATGGCAGCGTGAATATCAATGGTGGTCCTAAAGACGGTATGATCCGGTCAACGAAAGATATGGACTGGCTGAAAGCTATGATGGCCGCTGGTTATACCTTCCTGCCTGCTCAGGGCGCCGACAAAGGAAAAATCTGGTATGGTGACCTGATTTATGCTGATACCAATGGTGATGGCATTTATGGCAACAACTACGACAGGACCTTCACCGGTACCAGTGGCACGCCTAAATACAACTACGGGTTTAACTTCAGCGCATCCTGGAAAGGAATATACCTCAACATGATCTGGGCCGGAAGTGCCGGTATGCAGTATTACTACAACGACCGCGGATATTTAAGTTCTGTCACTACCGCCGGTAATGCGATCGGACTGGATGTGGCCAATGATCACTACTATTACAACGACGCTAATCCTGCTGATCCGGCCAACAATATCAACGGTAAGTACCCTCGTCTGAAACTGAATACAGATCCGCAGAACAGTCTGGATAACAATTTCTATCTCTACAATGCCTCTTACCTGAAATTAAAGAACGTGCAGATCGGTTACCAGATTCCGGACCGTCTTACCAAACGTGCCGCTATCAGCAAAGCTATTGTGTATGTGAGTGGAGAAAACCTGCTGACGATTACGAGATATCCCGGCCTTGATCCGGAAATCGGCGCCAGCGTTGGGTATCCAACCATGAAGCAGTATGCATTGGGCCTTAATGTTACTTTCTAG
- the uvrA gene encoding excinuclease ABC subunit UvrA has product MAKKKENVTAAPVPEIMPDDQIEVFGAREHNLKNLDLQLPKNKLVVITGISGSGKSSLAFDTIYAEGQRRYMESFSAYARQFIGDMERPDVDKITGLSPVISIEQKTTNKNPRSTVGTITEIYDFLRLLYARAGLAYSYNTNKRMTRFSEEEILEHLFKHYPKKKLVILAPMVRGRKGHYRELFEQVRKQGYLKVRVDGEILDLKERMQVDRYKIHDIELVIDRVQVQEDARTRISQSVQKALTMGKGLMFVMDHDTNKVSQYSKQLMCEDTGISYEEPSPNTFSFNSPYGACPRCKGLGSIYQIDMDSIIPDASISLEEGGLKPLGEARDTFTYKQVQQLAKKYKFSLTGPISAISEKAMNVLLFGDENGKLEVDLSFDENSDTTKYSTEFEGVVNTVRRYFNSTTSDHVRSWAEGFMALSTCPECNGTRLKKESLFFKIDEKNISELGNMDLNHLFEWFANIEDRLEKKQNAIAKDILKEIRERLGFLLNVGLNYLTLNRPTRTLSGGESQRIRLATQIGSQLMGITYILDEPSIGLHQRDNMQLIDALRNLREMGNTVIVVEHDKDIMLHADHLVDIGPGAGKHGGQIIAQGTPAQILKLNTPTAGYLNGKRAVEIPAQRRKGSGNSLELKGATGNNLKNVNLKLPLGTFICVTGVSGSGKSTLINETLYPILSKHAYDSKAVPMPYKSIKGLEHIDKVIEIDQSPIGRTPRSNPATYCGFFTDIRTLFASVPEAKIRGYNAGRFSFNVKTGRCDVCEGGGMRVIEMNFLPDVYVHCEKCNGRRYNRETLEIRYKGKSISDVLDMTVDEAVEFFQAVPWIHRKIKTLQDVGLGYITLGQSAVTLSGGEAQRVKLATELSKKDTGKTIYILDEPTTGLHFQDIVLLLKVLNKLVDRGNTILVIEHNLDVIKMADYIVDLGPEGGAGGGTILCTGTPEQVSTCKDSHTAGFLKKELGI; this is encoded by the coding sequence ATGGCAAAGAAAAAAGAGAATGTAACCGCTGCCCCCGTCCCGGAAATCATGCCAGATGACCAGATTGAAGTATTTGGCGCACGGGAGCATAACCTGAAAAACCTCGACCTGCAGTTGCCCAAAAATAAGCTGGTGGTAATCACCGGCATCAGCGGAAGCGGGAAATCCTCTCTCGCTTTTGATACCATATACGCTGAAGGACAACGCCGATATATGGAAAGTTTTTCCGCTTATGCCCGTCAGTTTATCGGCGACATGGAAAGACCCGATGTGGATAAAATCACCGGTCTCTCTCCCGTTATTTCAATAGAACAGAAAACGACCAATAAAAATCCCCGTTCTACTGTAGGCACTATCACGGAAATCTATGACTTCCTGCGTCTGCTCTACGCCCGCGCGGGACTGGCATATTCCTACAATACCAACAAACGCATGACGCGTTTCTCGGAAGAAGAAATCCTCGAACATCTGTTCAAGCACTATCCGAAAAAGAAACTCGTCATCCTCGCGCCCATGGTACGCGGCCGTAAAGGTCACTACCGCGAGCTGTTTGAACAGGTACGCAAACAGGGATATCTTAAAGTAAGAGTAGATGGTGAAATCCTGGACCTTAAAGAAAGGATGCAGGTAGACCGCTACAAAATCCACGACATCGAACTGGTGATAGACAGGGTACAGGTACAGGAAGATGCCCGCACCCGTATCAGCCAGAGTGTGCAGAAAGCGCTCACCATGGGCAAAGGCCTCATGTTTGTAATGGACCACGACACCAATAAGGTTAGTCAGTACAGCAAACAGTTGATGTGTGAAGATACCGGTATCTCCTACGAAGAACCATCTCCCAACACCTTCTCCTTCAACTCACCCTATGGTGCCTGCCCGCGCTGTAAAGGCCTCGGCAGCATCTATCAGATCGATATGGACAGCATCATCCCTGATGCCAGCATATCCCTGGAAGAAGGCGGACTTAAACCACTGGGAGAAGCCAGAGACACCTTCACCTACAAACAGGTGCAGCAGCTGGCAAAAAAATATAAGTTCTCCCTCACCGGCCCTATCTCCGCCATCTCGGAGAAAGCCATGAACGTACTGCTGTTTGGCGATGAAAACGGTAAACTGGAAGTAGACCTTTCCTTCGATGAAAACTCAGACACCACCAAGTATTCCACCGAGTTTGAAGGGGTGGTGAACACGGTACGCCGTTATTTCAACAGCACCACCTCCGATCATGTGCGCAGCTGGGCAGAAGGTTTTATGGCCCTCAGCACCTGCCCGGAATGTAACGGCACCCGACTCAAAAAAGAAAGCCTGTTCTTTAAAATAGACGAGAAAAATATTTCCGAGCTGGGCAACATGGACCTCAACCATCTGTTTGAATGGTTTGCCAACATCGAAGACCGCCTCGAGAAAAAACAAAACGCTATCGCCAAGGATATCCTGAAAGAGATTCGTGAACGTCTGGGCTTCCTGCTGAATGTAGGTCTTAACTACCTCACACTCAACAGGCCCACCCGCACACTCAGCGGCGGAGAATCGCAGCGTATCCGCCTGGCCACCCAGATAGGCTCCCAGCTCATGGGCATCACCTATATCCTGGATGAGCCCAGCATCGGCCTCCATCAGCGCGACAACATGCAGCTCATCGATGCCCTGCGCAACCTGCGTGAAATGGGCAACACCGTGATCGTTGTGGAACACGACAAAGACATCATGCTCCATGCCGACCACCTGGTAGACATCGGCCCTGGCGCCGGTAAACACGGTGGCCAGATCATCGCCCAGGGTACCCCTGCCCAGATCCTTAAGCTCAACACACCCACTGCCGGCTACCTCAATGGAAAACGCGCCGTGGAAATACCCGCCCAACGCCGCAAAGGCAGCGGCAACAGCCTGGAGCTGAAAGGCGCCACCGGCAACAATCTGAAGAATGTCAACCTGAAACTGCCACTCGGCACTTTCATCTGTGTGACCGGCGTTTCCGGTAGTGGTAAATCCACCCTGATCAACGAAACGCTCTATCCCATTCTCTCCAAACATGCCTACGATTCCAAAGCCGTACCGATGCCCTATAAAAGCATCAAAGGCCTGGAACATATCGACAAGGTGATAGAGATAGACCAGTCACCTATCGGCCGTACGCCCCGCAGCAACCCGGCCACCTACTGCGGTTTCTTTACCGATATCCGCACCCTCTTCGCCTCCGTACCGGAAGCTAAGATCCGGGGCTATAATGCCGGCCGTTTCTCTTTCAACGTAAAAACAGGCCGCTGTGATGTTTGTGAAGGCGGTGGCATGCGTGTCATCGAAATGAACTTCCTCCCCGATGTATACGTTCACTGCGAAAAATGCAATGGCCGCCGCTACAACCGGGAAACACTGGAGATCCGCTATAAAGGCAAATCCATCTCCGATGTGCTGGACATGACTGTTGATGAAGCAGTGGAGTTTTTCCAGGCCGTGCCATGGATACACCGCAAAATCAAAACACTGCAGGACGTAGGACTGGGATATATCACCCTCGGCCAGTCGGCCGTTACCTTGTCCGGCGGTGAAGCCCAGCGCGTAAAACTGGCCACCGAACTATCTAAAAAAGATACCGGCAAAACCATCTATATCCTCGATGAACCCACCACCGGGCTGCACTTCCAGGATATCGTGCTGTTGCTCAAAGTGTTAAATAAACTGGTAGACAGAGGCAATACCATACTGGTCATTGAACACAACCTCGATGTGATCAAAATGGCCGACTACATCGTAGACCTGGGCCCCGAAGGCGGCGCAGGCGGTGGTACCATCCTCTGTACAGGCACACCCGAACAGGTAAGTACCTGTAAAGACAGCCATACTGCCGGATTCCTCAAAAAGGAGCTGGGAATTTAA
- a CDS encoding RNA polymerase sigma factor, with amino-acid sequence MTGQPNKDILWMERLREDDAAAFTEIYEAYREKLLAVAFNRLSDIQAAEDIVQDVFASLWNQRHNRQINNAGAYLATAVKYKILDRFRREQLLRQYQEVYSTNIPVNVAEPEMTYQYKHILQLLQEEVNKLPEKCQLIFRYSREQGMPVKEIAQTLNISSKTVENQLTKALRQLKGSIRHLFSIFFSFFF; translated from the coding sequence ATGACAGGTCAACCAAATAAAGATATTTTGTGGATGGAGCGTCTGCGGGAGGATGATGCGGCTGCATTTACCGAAATCTATGAGGCTTACCGTGAAAAGCTGCTGGCAGTGGCTTTTAACAGGCTGTCCGACATACAGGCAGCAGAAGATATCGTACAGGACGTATTCGCCAGCCTCTGGAACCAACGGCATAACCGGCAGATCAACAATGCCGGTGCCTATCTGGCCACGGCCGTAAAATATAAGATTCTGGACCGTTTCCGCCGGGAACAGCTGCTGCGTCAGTACCAGGAGGTTTACAGCACCAACATACCTGTGAACGTTGCAGAACCGGAAATGACCTACCAGTATAAACATATCCTGCAACTCCTGCAGGAAGAAGTGAACAAACTCCCGGAAAAATGCCAGCTGATATTCCGCTACAGCCGTGAACAGGGCATGCCGGTAAAAGAAATCGCACAAACACTGAATATCTCCAGTAAAACTGTGGAAAACCAGCTCACAAAGGCTTTGCGCCAGCTGAAAGGTAGCATCAGACACTTATTTTCCATATTTTTCTCCTTTTTTTTCTGA
- the fabF gene encoding beta-ketoacyl-ACP synthase II, with protein sequence MRTVTLKRVVVTGLGALTPIGNDVNSFWSNLKAGVSGAGPITKFDTTEFKTKFACEVKGFDVEKYMEKKEARKMDNFTQYAMAAAHEAVADAGLEKEGIDKTKIGVIWASGNGGMLTFEEQIVEFAAANFVPKFNPFFIPKLICDIAAGQIAMKYGFMGVNFCTVSACASSTSALVDAFNYIRLGKANVIVTGGSEAPVTRAGIAGFNALKALSTRNEEPEHASRPFDTERDGFVMGEGAGAIVLEEYEHAIARGATIYGEMIGGAMTCDAYHLTATHPEGLGARLGMEQALEDAGLTTADVDYINSHTTSTPVGDVSELKAIVAAFGEHAEKLNISATKSMTGHLLGAAGAIEAIACIKATQEDIIPPTINTTVLGEGIPTNLNLTLGKAQNRTVNVAMSNTFGFGGHNAIVVFKKYTK encoded by the coding sequence ATGCGTACTGTTACACTGAAAAGGGTTGTGGTTACCGGCTTAGGGGCACTGACACCTATCGGGAATGATGTAAATTCTTTTTGGAGCAATTTGAAGGCTGGCGTGAGTGGCGCCGGGCCCATCACTAAATTTGACACCACAGAGTTCAAAACCAAATTTGCCTGTGAAGTCAAAGGATTTGATGTAGAGAAATACATGGAAAAGAAAGAAGCCCGCAAAATGGACAACTTCACGCAGTACGCTATGGCAGCTGCACACGAAGCGGTTGCGGACGCAGGCCTCGAAAAAGAAGGTATCGATAAAACCAAAATAGGCGTGATCTGGGCTTCCGGCAACGGAGGTATGCTCACGTTCGAAGAACAGATCGTTGAATTTGCAGCAGCTAACTTTGTACCTAAATTCAACCCGTTCTTTATTCCCAAGCTGATTTGCGACATCGCAGCCGGCCAGATCGCCATGAAATACGGTTTCATGGGCGTTAACTTCTGTACCGTATCTGCCTGCGCATCTTCTACCAGCGCACTGGTGGATGCTTTCAACTACATCCGTCTGGGTAAAGCCAACGTAATCGTGACTGGTGGCTCTGAAGCTCCTGTTACCCGTGCCGGTATTGCAGGTTTTAACGCGCTGAAAGCACTGTCTACCCGCAACGAAGAGCCAGAACATGCTTCCCGTCCTTTCGACACAGAACGTGATGGCTTTGTAATGGGCGAAGGTGCCGGTGCTATCGTACTGGAAGAATATGAACACGCTATCGCCAGAGGTGCTACCATCTATGGTGAAATGATCGGCGGTGCCATGACCTGCGATGCCTACCACCTCACAGCTACCCACCCCGAAGGCCTCGGCGCCAGACTGGGTATGGAACAAGCCCTGGAAGATGCCGGTCTGACAACTGCTGATGTAGACTATATCAACTCCCACACCACCTCCACACCGGTAGGTGACGTGAGCGAGCTGAAAGCCATCGTAGCTGCATTTGGTGAACACGCTGAAAAGCTGAACATCAGCGCCACCAAATCCATGACAGGCCACCTGCTCGGTGCTGCCGGTGCTATCGAGGCCATCGCTTGTATCAAAGCTACTCAGGAAGATATCATTCCGCCTACCATCAACACTACTGTACTGGGCGAAGGTATCCCTACCAACCTGAATCTCACCCTCGGCAAAGCACAGAACCGCACCGTGAATGTAGCCATGAGCAACACTTTCGGCTTCGGTGGACACAATGCCATCGTAGTATTTAAAAAATACACCAAATAA
- a CDS encoding FecR domain-containing protein, with the protein MKVNQDLLNAIEKYLRGEASAEERALVNQWYHSFSDEQVNIPAATGFDKEEIFDRIQGNLQELVQQPAPSRGKVRRLWLKRTAVAAGVALVLGAGLWWLRISKNAAPSQLAATQTPSPVMPGSNKAILVLDDGSTMTLNDSLQAAIGNAQVNGKSLVYTPENNQNSAIQYNTLKTPQGGQFAVVLPDGSKAWLNAASSLKYPTSFNGQQRTVELSGEAYFEIAPDQNKPFIVQVNNMKVQVLGTSFNIMAYPEEKSIKTTLITGAVNVTNGHASKQLSPGQQAASDSSQQLTITQADVNAVIAWKEGKFEFTGEAIDVALRQLARWYDLQLQFEDGIPEEHLSAVFPRNTSLENIIRMLELSGIHCKLNDRRLIVSRN; encoded by the coding sequence ATGAAAGTAAACCAGGATCTATTAAACGCTATAGAGAAGTATCTGCGTGGCGAAGCCTCCGCAGAGGAACGTGCGTTGGTAAATCAATGGTACCACTCCTTCAGCGACGAGCAGGTGAACATCCCCGCTGCTACCGGTTTTGACAAAGAAGAAATTTTCGACAGAATACAGGGAAACCTGCAGGAACTGGTTCAGCAGCCAGCACCTTCCCGCGGCAAAGTTCGCAGGCTGTGGCTGAAACGTACAGCTGTAGCGGCCGGAGTTGCCCTTGTGCTAGGCGCAGGACTATGGTGGCTACGGATATCCAAAAACGCGGCCCCATCTCAGCTTGCAGCCACACAAACCCCGTCACCGGTGATGCCGGGAAGCAACAAGGCCATACTGGTACTGGACGATGGCAGCACCATGACCCTGAACGACAGCCTGCAGGCAGCTATTGGCAATGCCCAGGTAAACGGAAAGTCCCTGGTATACACGCCGGAGAATAATCAGAACAGTGCAATACAGTACAATACCCTGAAAACACCACAGGGCGGCCAGTTTGCAGTAGTACTGCCTGATGGTAGTAAAGCATGGCTTAATGCTGCCAGCTCATTGAAATACCCTACCAGCTTTAATGGACAGCAACGTACCGTGGAACTGAGCGGGGAAGCCTATTTCGAAATTGCACCAGATCAAAATAAGCCCTTCATCGTCCAGGTAAATAATATGAAAGTGCAGGTACTGGGTACCTCCTTCAATATCATGGCTTACCCCGAGGAGAAGAGCATCAAAACAACACTGATAACAGGCGCCGTCAACGTGACCAACGGCCATGCCTCCAAACAGTTGTCACCAGGACAGCAGGCTGCTTCAGATAGTAGTCAGCAGTTGACTATCACCCAGGCCGATGTGAATGCAGTGATAGCCTGGAAAGAGGGGAAATTCGAATTTACCGGAGAAGCAATTGATGTGGCGCTAAGGCAACTGGCAAGATGGTACGACCTTCAGCTGCAGTTTGAAGATGGTATCCCTGAGGAACATCTCAGCGCGGTATTCCCACGCAACACCAGCCTGGAAAACATTATCAGAATGCTGGAACTGAGTGGCATCCACTGTAAGCTGAACGACCGCAGACTGATAGTCAGCAGGAATTAA